The window CACCCCGCGTCAATACCCCATGGAACCGGTCCGAGGTAAACCAGAGTCTGCCATTCACCAGGATCCGCGCACGCACGGCGTAGGTGCGCTCGGGGGAGATGTCGGCCGGGTCGAACGGAATGCTGAAGCGGATCGGCGGCTGGGGGTGATCAACAACGGTTCTCCCGATGAGCCTCGCCGGGGCGTCGGCCCGCGACACGTCCTCCAGGGTCGCCGTGAAGACGGCGCCGGCCGGCAGTGCGATCCGTTCGCGGTAGGTGGCGGCGCCCGTCACCGCCGCAGCCGAAGGGCGCGTCATATTGGCATGCGCCCCTGGGAGGTCGGTGGTGCCGCACACCGCAAGCAGCACGGCGGCAAATGCCCAAACCCGCCCCGCTGGGCCGCAAAGGACGCGACGTTCTTTGAAGTGAGCGAGCGATTGCATGGCACGTGCGACCTCGCCAGTCCGATTTTTTTTCAGATTGCGAGCCTGCCCCGGCCCTCCCCCTTCAATTCCTCCCTGAGGGGCGCAGCGCAGGCGCAAAAGGCGTCCTTATCCCAAACCGCGATCGCCAGCCGACCGCCGATAAAGCAGTGGGATACCCGGCCATCATCGTGTCCACCGAGAGATTGTTCCGTCACGCTGAAAGTTTTGATCTTGCCTTTGGCTTGTAGCTGACTGGTGCCAAAATTTCAAAAAATAAATCCATTGGTGATCATTTCAAAAAAAAGCTGGTTGCCAAAACCTGACCCTCAGCCCTTGATGGCAGGGGACAACGGCTTCAATCCAATTGTCACATCGGCTGGCTGCTGTTTACGATCGGAGGCCGCTAAGCAGGAGCGCGCCCAATCGGATGACGCCCAGAATGATGGCACCCGACAGGACGCCGGCCAGTGCGTTGAAGGCTGGTGGCGTCAAGGCCTCGAGCACCGCCCCGATGGCGGGAACGGCCGCGGCGGCATGCGCCACGGGATGCAACAGGTCATGCACCCGGGGCAGCCCGTGAACCAGGATGCCGCCGCCGACCAGGAACATCGCGACGGTCCCGATGACCGCCAGCGCGCGCATCAGGCGCGGCGCGGCCGCCAGCAGCCAGGCGCCCAGGCGCCGCTGCAGCCGTGCCAGCAGGTCGCCGCCGGAGCGTCGCTCGAGATAGATGCCGGCGTCATCCAGCTTGACGATGCCCGCCACCAGCCCGTAGACGCCGACCGTCATCAAAAGCCCGATCCCCGCAAGGACCGCGAGCTGGCTGACCCACGATGTCCCGGCGACGATGCCCAGGGTGATGACGATGATCTCCGCCGAGAGCACGAAGTCGGTGCGGATCGCCCCGCGGATCTTGTCCTTTTCAAAGGCCACCATGTCGCGACTCGCGTCGACCAGGGCGTGTGTCAGCTCGGTATGATGCTGCTTTTCATCGGTATCGGTGCGCAGGAGCCAATGCGCCAGCTTTTCGCAGCCCTCGTAGCAGAGAAAACCGCCGCCCAGCATCAACAGCGGCGTGATGGCCCAGGGGGCGACGGCGCTGATCAACATGGCCGCCGGGATCAGCACCAGCTTGTTCTTGAGCGACCCGAGGGCGACCGCCCAGACAACGGGGAGTTCCCGCTCGGCCCGAACCCCGAGAACCTGCTGCGCGTTCAATGCGAGATCGTCTCCGAGCATGCCGGCGGTCTTGCGCGCCGCGAGCTTGGTCATAACCGCGATATCATCCAGCACGGTGGCGATATCATCGATGAGTGCGAGCAGGCTGGCTCCGGCCATGGGCCCTCCCGGGACCGCAGGGATCGGTGGATTTC of the Desulfobacteraceae bacterium genome contains:
- a CDS encoding DUF808 domain-containing protein codes for the protein MAGASLLALIDDIATVLDDIAVMTKLAARKTAGMLGDDLALNAQQVLGVRAERELPVVWAVALGSLKNKLVLIPAAMLISAVAPWAITPLLMLGGGFLCYEGCEKLAHWLLRTDTDEKQHHTELTHALVDASRDMVAFEKDKIRGAIRTDFVLSAEIIVITLGIVAGTSWVSQLAVLAGIGLLMTVGVYGLVAGIVKLDDAGIYLERRSGGDLLARLQRRLGAWLLAAAPRLMRALAVIGTVAMFLVGGGILVHGLPRVHDLLHPVAHAAAAVPAIGAVLEALTPPAFNALAGVLSGAIILGVIRLGALLLSGLRS